A window of the Natronomonas salina genome harbors these coding sequences:
- a CDS encoding quinone oxidoreductase family protein — MRVAAFTDFGDGDAVEIQERDDPEPGPGEAVVDVEACSINRHDLWILQGDSAMVTGGALPFVSGLDAAGYVSEVGEDVRGVEAGDRVLLCPNQTCGTCEFCREGPETLCEQFMLYHGALAERASVDASRLIPLPDGVDFREAAALPTAYLTAWRMLKVADVGPTDLVFVPGATGGVGVAAVQLAAVRGADAIGTSTSERKLDRLSELGCEHTIRSADTDELVREVRSIGSPDAVVNHLAGDFTQVGLEVMKRGGTMVICGRTAGPTSEFKVAPFFLRHERIVGSTMGTQPELETLVDLLADGAFEPPVGETYSLEETGRAFDDMSERDAFGKLVVEPDR; from the coding sequence ATGCGAGTCGCAGCCTTCACCGACTTCGGCGACGGCGACGCGGTCGAGATCCAGGAACGCGACGACCCCGAGCCCGGCCCCGGCGAGGCCGTCGTCGACGTCGAGGCCTGCTCGATCAACCGCCACGACCTCTGGATACTGCAGGGCGACTCCGCGATGGTGACCGGGGGCGCCCTGCCGTTCGTCTCCGGGCTCGACGCGGCCGGCTACGTCAGCGAGGTCGGCGAGGACGTCCGCGGCGTCGAGGCGGGCGACCGCGTCCTGCTCTGTCCCAACCAGACCTGCGGGACCTGCGAGTTCTGCCGCGAGGGGCCGGAGACGCTCTGCGAGCAGTTCATGCTCTACCACGGCGCCCTCGCCGAGCGGGCGTCGGTCGACGCCAGCCGGCTGATTCCCCTGCCGGACGGCGTGGACTTCCGGGAGGCCGCCGCGCTGCCGACCGCCTACCTCACCGCCTGGCGGATGCTGAAGGTCGCCGACGTCGGGCCGACGGACCTCGTGTTCGTCCCCGGCGCCACCGGCGGCGTCGGCGTCGCCGCCGTGCAGCTCGCCGCCGTCCGGGGCGCCGACGCCATCGGCACCTCGACCTCGGAACGCAAGCTCGACCGGCTGTCGGAGCTCGGCTGCGAGCACACCATCCGGTCGGCGGACACCGACGAGCTGGTCCGGGAGGTCCGGTCGATCGGCTCGCCGGACGCCGTCGTCAACCACCTCGCCGGCGACTTCACGCAGGTCGGCCTCGAGGTGATGAAACGCGGCGGGACGATGGTCATCTGCGGCCGGACGGCCGGCCCCACCTCGGAGTTCAAGGTCGCGCCGTTCTTCCTCCGGCACGAGCGCATCGTCGGGTCGACGATGGGCACCCAGCCGGAACTGGAGACGCTCGTCGACCTCCTCGCCGACGGCGCCTTCGAGCCGCCGGTCGGGGAGACGTACTCACTGGAGGAGACCGGCCGGGCGTTCGACGACATGAGCGAGCGCGACGCCTTCGGGAAACTCGTCGTCGAGCCCGATCGGTGA
- a CDS encoding YihY/virulence factor BrkB family protein: MGTTTAVREIVHVARDRELTFMAAAITYYALASIVPLLLLSLALGTLIGGDAYIESLIQDRLGSALSESGQEVLLGLLTGIQGQVGASVVGIVVAFWSGSKVFRGLDIAFSNVYDHEAEPGLLRQLLDAAVVIGLLVVAIGAMIAVSILVSVVDVPVANPGLVGSALLFVTLVVVLLPLYYVLPPVEETVRGVLPGALLAAVGFIVLQVLFVVYASNAGQYKALGILGALLLFVTWLYFGSVVLLVGAAANYATGR; this comes from the coding sequence ATGGGGACCACTACGGCGGTTCGAGAGATCGTGCACGTCGCCCGCGACCGGGAGCTCACGTTCATGGCGGCGGCGATCACGTACTACGCCCTGGCGTCGATCGTCCCGCTGTTGCTGCTCTCGCTGGCACTCGGGACGCTGATCGGCGGCGACGCGTACATCGAATCGCTCATCCAAGACCGGCTCGGTTCGGCGCTCTCAGAGAGCGGTCAGGAAGTCCTCCTCGGCCTCCTGACCGGCATCCAGGGGCAGGTCGGCGCGAGCGTCGTCGGTATCGTCGTGGCGTTCTGGAGCGGCTCGAAGGTGTTCCGGGGACTCGACATCGCGTTCTCCAACGTCTACGACCACGAGGCCGAACCGGGACTGCTCAGACAGCTCCTCGACGCGGCGGTCGTCATCGGGCTCCTCGTCGTCGCCATCGGCGCGATGATCGCGGTCAGCATCCTCGTCTCCGTCGTCGACGTACCGGTCGCCAACCCGGGCCTGGTGGGCTCGGCGCTCCTGTTCGTGACCCTGGTCGTCGTCCTCCTCCCATTGTACTACGTCCTGCCGCCGGTCGAGGAGACCGTCCGCGGCGTGCTCCCGGGGGCGCTCCTGGCCGCCGTCGGGTTCATCGTCCTGCAGGTCCTCTTCGTCGTCTACGCCAGCAACGCGGGTCAGTACAAGGCGCTCGGAATCCTCGGCGCCCTCCTCCTCTTCGTCACCTGGCTCTACTTCGGGAGCGTGGTCCTCCTCGTCGGCGCCGCGGCGAACTACGCGACCGGCCGCTAG
- a CDS encoding phosphotransferase family protein, whose amino-acid sequence MTDADSEYFERIVDEDSLRSYLEAELGTVEEYDVRHHQEGHSNETLFVTWGDRELVVRRPPPGDIAENAHDVLREYRVIDALQETNVRVPTTVLACDDHDVIGSDFYAMERQEGDVLRDEEPDRFADPESRERIGHEMVDRLVEIHEVDYEAVGLEEGDFGYPPEFTQRQVRRWSEQLTWAFEVTAEEREVETLYDVMEWLYDNVPEDDEYPNTLVHGDYKLDNVMFAPSDDPEIAAIFDWEMSTLGDPFTDLGWMLSYWSEEKDPEPPTQSLASEFMTREGYPSRRDLVERYEEKTGYEFDNWRFYWVLAVYKLAGLGEMFFRRYLEGNSDDPMYPKMREGVPALAERAQMIIDGEMEL is encoded by the coding sequence ATGACCGACGCGGATTCCGAGTACTTCGAGCGCATCGTCGACGAGGACTCGCTCCGCTCGTATCTGGAGGCCGAACTCGGCACCGTCGAGGAGTACGACGTCCGGCACCACCAGGAGGGCCACTCCAACGAGACCCTCTTCGTCACCTGGGGGGACCGCGAACTCGTCGTCCGCCGGCCGCCCCCGGGGGACATCGCCGAGAACGCCCACGACGTCCTCAGGGAGTACCGGGTCATCGACGCCCTCCAGGAGACGAACGTCAGGGTTCCCACGACGGTGCTGGCCTGCGACGACCACGACGTCATCGGCAGCGACTTCTACGCGATGGAGCGCCAGGAGGGCGACGTGCTCCGGGACGAGGAACCCGACCGCTTCGCCGACCCCGAGTCCCGCGAACGGATCGGCCACGAGATGGTCGACCGCCTCGTCGAGATCCACGAGGTCGACTACGAGGCCGTCGGGCTGGAGGAGGGCGACTTCGGCTACCCGCCGGAGTTCACCCAGCGGCAGGTCCGCCGCTGGTCCGAACAGCTGACGTGGGCCTTCGAGGTCACCGCCGAGGAGCGGGAGGTCGAGACGCTCTACGACGTCATGGAGTGGCTCTACGACAACGTCCCGGAGGACGACGAGTACCCGAACACGCTCGTCCACGGCGACTACAAGCTCGACAACGTCATGTTCGCGCCGTCGGACGACCCCGAGATCGCGGCTATCTTCGACTGGGAGATGTCGACGCTCGGCGACCCCTTCACGGACCTCGGGTGGATGCTCTCCTACTGGAGCGAGGAGAAGGACCCGGAGCCGCCGACGCAGTCGCTGGCCTCGGAGTTCATGACCCGCGAGGGGTACCCGTCGCGCCGGGACCTCGTCGAGCGCTACGAGGAGAAGACCGGCTACGAGTTCGACAACTGGCGGTTCTACTGGGTGCTCGCGGTGTACAAGCTCGCCGGCCTCGGCGAGATGTTCTTCCGCCGGTACCTCGAGGGCAACTCCGACGACCCGATGTACCCGAAGATGCGGGAGGGCGTCCCCGCACTGGCCGAACGGGCACAGATGATCATCGACGGGGAGATGGAGCTGTAG
- a CDS encoding acyl-CoA dehydrogenase family protein: MEYHDSPEAKELADRAREFVDEVVIPTEREHLGQGPVGEDVIEDLREEARDRDIYCPQIDEEHGGMGMDLSDVLPLFEEAGRSLLGASAMRVDAPDEGNMHTLELVGSEEQKEEWLEPLVAGEIRSAFGMTEPRDGAGSDPKMLKTTAEKDGDEWVIDGHKWWTTQGSHADVILLMAVTDPDAHPYQGASIILVPTDADGVEMVRDIPHLGPDMDGHGHAEFRFDDVRVPEENLLGSENAGFAIAQQRLGPARLTHCMRFSGMARRALTIAKAYMSERESFGTSLSDKQSLRYDIADKETELHAARTMVRHAAEEIARGEQARVPVSMSKVFTANVCQEAIDLAIQCTGGSGISRDLPLADFYEGVRAFRIVDGADEVHQRVIARDAFEGAEEHTDELENLPTF; encoded by the coding sequence ATGGAGTACCACGACTCCCCCGAGGCGAAGGAGCTCGCAGACCGCGCCCGCGAGTTCGTCGACGAGGTCGTCATCCCGACGGAACGCGAACACCTCGGCCAGGGCCCGGTCGGAGAGGACGTCATCGAGGACCTCCGAGAGGAGGCCCGCGACCGCGATATCTACTGCCCCCAGATCGACGAGGAGCACGGCGGCATGGGGATGGACCTCAGCGACGTCCTCCCGCTGTTCGAGGAGGCCGGCCGCTCGCTGCTCGGCGCCTCGGCGATGCGCGTCGACGCGCCCGACGAGGGGAACATGCACACCCTCGAGCTCGTCGGCAGCGAGGAACAGAAGGAGGAGTGGCTCGAGCCGCTCGTCGCCGGCGAGATCCGCTCGGCGTTCGGCATGACCGAGCCCCGCGACGGCGCCGGCTCCGACCCGAAGATGCTGAAGACGACCGCCGAGAAGGACGGCGACGAGTGGGTCATCGACGGCCACAAGTGGTGGACGACGCAGGGCAGCCACGCCGACGTCATCCTCCTGATGGCGGTCACCGACCCCGACGCCCACCCCTACCAGGGCGCCTCCATCATCCTCGTCCCGACCGACGCCGACGGCGTCGAGATGGTCCGCGACATCCCCCACCTCGGCCCCGACATGGACGGCCACGGCCACGCCGAGTTCCGGTTCGACGACGTCCGCGTCCCCGAGGAGAACCTGCTGGGCTCCGAGAACGCCGGCTTCGCGATTGCCCAGCAGCGCCTCGGCCCCGCTCGCCTGACCCACTGCATGCGCTTCTCCGGGATGGCCCGTCGGGCGCTCACCATCGCGAAGGCGTACATGTCCGAGCGGGAGTCCTTCGGCACCTCGCTGTCGGACAAGCAGTCGCTCCGCTACGACATCGCCGACAAGGAGACCGAACTCCACGCCGCCCGGACGATGGTCAGACACGCCGCCGAGGAGATCGCCCGCGGCGAGCAGGCCCGCGTCCCGGTCTCGATGTCGAAGGTCTTCACCGCGAACGTCTGCCAGGAGGCCATCGACCTCGCTATCCAGTGTACCGGCGGCTCCGGCATCTCCCGGGACCTCCCGCTGGCGGACTTCTACGAGGGCGTCCGCGCCTTCCGCATCGTCGACGGCGCCGACGAGGTCCACCAGCGCGTCATCGCCCGCGACGCCTTCGAGGGCGCCGAGGAGCACACCGACGAACTGGAGAACCTGCCGACCTTCTGA
- a CDS encoding S26 family signal peptidase, producing the protein MDDDERGPPPSRIGEPDSSSSAGYVVRDVVSSLLLVAAIGVAVFLVSGVWPPLVAIESGSMQPNMQKGDMVFVTEPDRFAPEESFRGTGIVTHASGADQGHRAFGKPGTVVVYDAPGRNGPPIIHRVRFWVEPGENWYDRANEQYLDADSCEELRNCPAPHAGFVTKGDNNAYYDQASGIAPPVKPQWVTGTARYRVPYVGCARLAFSPNSCRMPAVS; encoded by the coding sequence ATGGACGACGACGAGAGGGGTCCGCCCCCGTCGCGGATCGGCGAACCGGACTCCTCGAGCAGCGCCGGATACGTGGTCCGGGACGTCGTCTCGAGTCTCCTCCTCGTGGCGGCCATCGGCGTGGCGGTGTTCCTCGTTAGCGGCGTCTGGCCGCCGCTGGTCGCCATCGAGAGCGGCAGCATGCAGCCGAACATGCAGAAGGGCGACATGGTGTTCGTGACCGAACCCGACCGCTTCGCCCCCGAGGAGTCGTTCCGCGGGACGGGCATCGTCACCCACGCGTCGGGCGCGGACCAGGGCCACCGGGCCTTCGGCAAACCGGGGACGGTCGTCGTCTACGATGCCCCGGGACGGAACGGCCCCCCGATCATCCACCGGGTCAGATTCTGGGTCGAGCCGGGGGAGAACTGGTACGACCGGGCCAACGAGCAGTACCTCGACGCGGACAGTTGCGAGGAACTGCGGAACTGTCCGGCCCCACACGCCGGCTTCGTCACGAAGGGCGACAACAACGCCTACTACGACCAGGCCAGCGGCATCGCGCCGCCGGTGAAACCGCAGTGGGTCACCGGCACCGCCAGGTACCGGGTGCCGTACGTCGGGTGCGCCAGGCTGGCCTTCTCCCCGAACAGCTGTCGGATGCCGGCCGTCAGCTGA
- a CDS encoding SDR family NAD(P)-dependent oxidoreductase — translation MSVLDRFRLDDDVVLITGAASGIGKAYAEACADAGADLALADVDHEGVREVADELDAETLPLEVDVSEHEQVQEMVETATDELGGLDVVFANAGIGRLSLPIDRYPVEEWDDVMDVNLDGVFYTIREAAAAMDDGGSIVATASVLSEVASDWPGVAAYVASKGGVRQLVKQAAADLGDDDIRVNAIAPGWTHTGIGGGAFRKDSGLDEMHDQMADETILGRLGDPDDLKGIAVFLASDASAYCTGSVFTVDGGWTAT, via the coding sequence ATGAGCGTACTCGACCGCTTCAGGCTCGACGACGACGTGGTACTGATCACTGGCGCGGCCTCGGGCATCGGCAAGGCCTACGCGGAGGCCTGTGCCGACGCCGGCGCCGACCTCGCGCTGGCGGACGTCGACCACGAGGGTGTCCGGGAGGTCGCCGACGAACTCGACGCGGAGACGCTCCCCCTGGAGGTCGACGTCTCCGAGCACGAGCAGGTCCAGGAGATGGTCGAGACGGCGACGGACGAACTCGGCGGGCTGGACGTCGTCTTCGCGAACGCCGGCATCGGGCGCCTGAGCCTGCCGATCGACCGGTACCCGGTCGAGGAGTGGGACGACGTGATGGACGTCAACCTCGACGGCGTCTTCTACACCATCCGCGAGGCCGCGGCGGCGATGGACGACGGCGGCAGCATCGTCGCGACGGCGTCGGTGCTCAGCGAGGTGGCCTCCGACTGGCCGGGCGTCGCCGCCTACGTCGCCTCGAAGGGCGGCGTCCGACAGCTCGTCAAGCAGGCTGCCGCGGACCTCGGCGACGACGACATCCGCGTCAACGCCATCGCGCCGGGCTGGACGCACACCGGCATCGGCGGCGGCGCCTTCCGGAAGGACTCGGGGCTCGACGAGATGCACGACCAGATGGCCGACGAGACGATCCTCGGGCGCCTGGGGGACCCGGACGACCTGAAGGGGATCGCCGTCTTCCTCGCCAGCGACGCCTCCGCCTACTGTACGGGCAGCGTCTTCACTGTCGACGGCGGCTGGACGGCGACGTGA
- a CDS encoding SDR family NAD(P)-dependent oxidoreductase, producing MDFGLDDKTALVTGGAGRIGSEDCRVLAQEGADVVVLDVALDKAENVVDELEEDYDATAHAVECDLTDRADVSDTVAALEEETGGIDILVNNAGMVDARDKVEDFDDDIWDRDIAVNLTGAYNITQEVYPHMKEREWGRIINMSSMAGWQGGFGQLSYSATKAALIGFGKTLALEGAQHGVTSNVIAPSIVVGQLADLPIDQLEQVDEHFARIAKATPMRKLGKEEDVSNLVAYLASEQSNYITGQVIGVTGGIDLFSF from the coding sequence ATGGACTTCGGACTTGACGACAAGACCGCCCTCGTCACCGGCGGTGCCGGACGTATCGGGAGCGAAGACTGCCGCGTACTCGCCCAGGAGGGCGCCGACGTCGTCGTCCTCGACGTCGCCCTCGACAAGGCGGAGAACGTCGTCGACGAACTCGAGGAGGACTACGACGCGACCGCCCACGCCGTCGAGTGCGACCTCACCGACCGCGCCGACGTCTCCGACACCGTCGCCGCCCTCGAGGAGGAGACCGGCGGCATCGACATCCTCGTGAACAACGCCGGGATGGTCGACGCCCGCGACAAGGTCGAGGACTTCGACGACGACATCTGGGACCGCGACATCGCCGTCAACCTCACCGGCGCCTACAACATCACCCAGGAGGTCTATCCCCACATGAAGGAGCGGGAGTGGGGCCGCATCATCAACATGTCCTCGATGGCCGGCTGGCAGGGCGGCTTCGGCCAGCTCTCGTACTCCGCGACGAAGGCCGCGCTCATCGGCTTCGGCAAGACGCTCGCCCTCGAGGGCGCCCAGCACGGCGTCACCTCGAACGTCATCGCTCCCAGCATCGTCGTCGGCCAGCTCGCCGACCTCCCCATCGACCAGCTCGAGCAGGTCGACGAGCACTTCGCCCGGATCGCGAAGGCCACCCCGATGCGCAAGCTCGGCAAGGAGGAGGACGTCTCCAATCTCGTCGCCTACCTCGCCTCCGAGCAGTCCAACTACATCACCGGCCAGGTCATCGGCGTCACCGGCGGCATCGACCTCTTCAGTTTCTAG
- a CDS encoding HAD family hydrolase produces MSEGDPDRAYDAVLWDIGGVIVELKSVREGYATFVAELADEHDLDPEAALDTWKSTLGEHFKGREGTEYRTAREGYEKATTALFDGDPPDDWEATFAEATDATLRAEDGAVETIRALDEAGLKLAIVSDIDTREAENMLETFGVRERFDHVTTSEDVGHTKPDARMFRDALDALDVDPERALMVGDRHSHDVAGAADLGIGTVGYGEDGRGPEADYEIDDLRELLDVVGVVR; encoded by the coding sequence ATGAGCGAGGGCGACCCCGACCGCGCCTACGACGCCGTCCTCTGGGACATCGGCGGCGTCATCGTCGAACTGAAGTCCGTCCGGGAGGGGTACGCGACCTTCGTCGCCGAACTCGCCGACGAACACGACCTCGACCCCGAGGCGGCGCTCGACACCTGGAAGTCGACCCTCGGCGAGCACTTCAAGGGCCGCGAGGGAACCGAGTACCGGACCGCACGCGAGGGCTACGAGAAGGCCACCACCGCGCTGTTCGACGGCGATCCGCCTGACGACTGGGAGGCTACCTTCGCCGAGGCGACAGACGCCACGCTCCGCGCCGAGGACGGCGCCGTCGAGACCATCCGGGCGCTCGACGAGGCGGGGCTCAAACTGGCCATCGTCTCCGACATCGACACCCGCGAGGCCGAGAACATGCTCGAGACCTTCGGCGTCCGCGAGCGCTTCGACCACGTCACCACCTCCGAGGACGTCGGCCACACCAAGCCCGACGCGCGGATGTTCCGCGACGCCCTGGACGCCCTCGACGTCGATCCCGAGCGCGCGCTGATGGTCGGGGACCGCCACTCCCACGACGTCGCCGGCGCCGCCGACCTCGGCATCGGGACCGTCGGCTACGGCGAGGACGGCCGGGGACCCGAGGCCGACTACGAGATCGACGACCTGCGCGAGCTGCTCGACGTCGTCGGCGTCGTTCGATAA
- a CDS encoding MBL fold metallo-hydrolase has product MELRNSVDDVHRLEFEVDWRPGHVACYLVDGPEPILVDAALPDHDAALRDALAEHDYEPSDVEHLLVTHPHVDHVGQVPTILEAGDPTVYAPAGVRERFARDPEGLESRVRRNCEAAGFPDEQLEMAVEMAVESLERDSALLPPDDVDVWIEPGDTTTIGHVEIGAVHAPGHQADHLCYPTELGGESVLLAGDMGIQPFRPVVMHDGLDDGHREAFEAFYTALDRLDDVDVDRVYPGHGPVHDDLAGAVERHRESLDDRLENVTDLVEDGYSTVPGVAMALAGDRDVKYLIPETMSALAHLEETGAVGSEMRDGVRFYEA; this is encoded by the coding sequence ATGGAACTCCGGAACAGTGTGGACGACGTCCACCGGCTCGAGTTCGAGGTGGACTGGCGACCGGGACACGTCGCCTGCTACCTCGTCGACGGCCCCGAGCCGATCCTCGTCGACGCCGCGCTCCCCGACCACGACGCCGCGCTCCGCGACGCCCTCGCCGAACACGACTACGAACCCAGCGACGTCGAACACCTGCTGGTCACCCACCCGCACGTCGACCACGTCGGCCAGGTCCCCACCATACTCGAGGCGGGCGACCCGACCGTCTACGCGCCCGCCGGCGTCCGCGAGCGGTTCGCCCGCGACCCCGAGGGCCTCGAGTCGCGGGTCCGCCGGAACTGCGAGGCGGCCGGCTTCCCCGACGAGCAACTCGAGATGGCCGTCGAGATGGCCGTCGAGTCGCTCGAACGGGACTCCGCGCTGCTCCCGCCGGATGACGTCGACGTCTGGATCGAACCCGGCGACACGACGACGATCGGTCACGTCGAGATCGGCGCGGTCCACGCGCCCGGCCACCAGGCCGACCACCTCTGCTACCCGACCGAACTCGGCGGCGAGTCGGTCCTGCTGGCCGGCGACATGGGCATCCAGCCCTTCCGTCCCGTCGTCATGCACGACGGCCTCGACGACGGCCACCGCGAGGCCTTCGAGGCCTTCTACACCGCGCTGGACCGCCTTGACGACGTGGACGTCGACCGCGTCTACCCGGGGCACGGTCCCGTCCACGACGACCTCGCCGGCGCCGTCGAGCGCCACCGCGAGAGCCTGGACGACCGCCTCGAGAACGTGACCGACCTCGTCGAGGACGGCTACTCGACGGTCCCCGGCGTCGCCATGGCGCTGGCCGGCGACCGGGACGTCAAGTACCTCATCCCCGAGACGATGAGTGCGCTGGCGCACCTCGAGGAGACCGGCGCGGTCGGAAGCGAGATGCGCGACGGCGTCCGCTTCTACGAGGCATGA
- a CDS encoding SDR family NAD(P)-dependent oxidoreductase, with product MLDQFSVDGQTAIITGSSQGIGEVTARRFADDGANVVVTSRSPEEIEEVAEDINAGDAPGEAIAVECDVRERDSVEALVEATVEEFGGVDAMINNAGASFMAGFDDISENGWKTIVDINLHGTFHCSQVAGQQMQEQGDGGSIVNFASVAGTMGSRYMSHYGAAKAAVVNLTTSLSAEYAEDDIKVNCIAPGLVGTAGVASQMGIDPANVERSDIAKEMGLPEEIADIVQFLASDASSYVVGETIVAQGVPPLEDSNL from the coding sequence ATGCTAGACCAGTTCAGCGTCGACGGGCAGACGGCCATCATCACCGGCTCCAGCCAGGGCATCGGCGAGGTGACGGCCCGGCGGTTCGCCGACGACGGCGCGAACGTCGTGGTCACCTCGCGGTCCCCGGAGGAGATCGAGGAGGTCGCCGAGGACATCAACGCCGGCGACGCGCCCGGCGAGGCCATCGCCGTCGAGTGCGACGTCCGCGAGCGCGACTCGGTGGAGGCGCTCGTCGAGGCGACCGTCGAGGAGTTCGGCGGCGTCGACGCGATGATCAACAACGCCGGCGCCTCCTTCATGGCCGGCTTCGACGACATCTCCGAGAACGGCTGGAAGACCATCGTGGACATCAACCTCCACGGCACGTTCCACTGCTCGCAGGTCGCCGGCCAGCAGATGCAGGAGCAGGGCGACGGCGGCAGCATCGTCAACTTCGCCTCCGTCGCGGGGACGATGGGCTCCAGGTACATGAGCCACTACGGCGCCGCGAAGGCGGCGGTCGTGAACCTCACGACGTCGCTGTCAGCCGAGTACGCCGAGGACGACATCAAGGTCAACTGCATCGCGCCGGGGCTGGTCGGGACCGCCGGCGTCGCCTCCCAGATGGGCATCGACCCCGCGAACGTCGAGCGAAGCGACATCGCCAAGGAGATGGGCCTGCCCGAGGAGATCGCCGACATCGTCCAGTTCCTCGCGAGCGACGCCTCCTCGTACGTCGTCGGCGAGACCATCGTCGCCCAGGGCGTCCCCCCGCTGGAGGACTCGAACCTGTGA
- a CDS encoding TIGR04024 family LLM class F420-dependent oxidoreductase gives MTERDVFLPVAAQPSVDALVEQARLGEELGYDTAWLPETWGRDAVTTLTSIAHGTEDIDIGTSIMPVYSRSPALIGQTAATLQEVADGRFRLGLGPSGPIVIENWHGVDFGNPLRRTRETVDVVKQVLSGEPVDYDGEYFDLEGFRLRCDPPDPVPSVETAGMGPKAVELAGRFADGWHALMLTRDGLRDRLEDFERGSEMGDRDRSEQRVTLSLTCCALEDAEEAKQLVKQHSAFYVGGMGTYYRDNLARQGHEEVAHEIHDKWQGGDKQAAIAALPDDLLEQLAVWGTPEEAREHFERFTDVDGIEAVSVSFPRGADLDQIESTVRALAP, from the coding sequence ATGACCGAACGAGACGTCTTCCTCCCCGTCGCGGCCCAGCCGAGCGTCGACGCGCTCGTCGAGCAGGCGCGACTGGGCGAGGAACTCGGCTACGACACCGCGTGGCTCCCGGAGACCTGGGGCCGCGACGCGGTGACGACGCTGACCAGCATCGCCCACGGGACCGAGGACATCGACATCGGGACCTCCATCATGCCGGTGTACTCGCGGTCGCCGGCGCTCATCGGCCAGACCGCCGCGACGCTCCAGGAGGTCGCCGACGGCCGCTTCCGGCTCGGGCTCGGCCCCTCGGGCCCCATCGTCATCGAGAACTGGCACGGCGTGGACTTCGGGAACCCGCTCCGCCGGACCCGCGAGACCGTCGACGTCGTCAAGCAGGTCCTCTCGGGGGAGCCCGTCGACTACGACGGCGAGTACTTCGACCTCGAGGGGTTTCGGCTGCGCTGCGACCCGCCGGACCCGGTCCCGTCCGTCGAGACCGCCGGGATGGGCCCGAAGGCCGTCGAACTCGCCGGCCGGTTCGCCGACGGCTGGCACGCGCTGATGCTCACCCGCGACGGGCTCCGGGACCGCCTGGAGGACTTCGAGCGCGGCTCCGAGATGGGCGACCGCGACCGCTCCGAGCAGCGCGTCACCCTCTCGCTGACCTGCTGTGCCCTGGAGGACGCCGAGGAGGCCAAGCAGCTCGTCAAGCAGCACTCGGCCTTCTACGTCGGTGGGATGGGCACCTACTACCGGGACAACCTCGCCCGGCAGGGCCACGAGGAGGTCGCCCACGAGATCCACGACAAGTGGCAGGGCGGTGACAAGCAGGCCGCGATCGCGGCGCTGCCCGACGACCTGCTCGAGCAACTGGCCGTCTGGGGGACCCCGGAGGAGGCCCGCGAGCACTTCGAGCGGTTCACCGACGTCGACGGCATCGAGGCCGTCTCCGTGTCGTTCCCGCGCGGTGCCGACCTCGACCAGATCGAGTCGACGGTCCGGGCGCTGGCGCCCTGA